The DNA sequence AGGAATTTCGCTGTTAAAAAAGCTTCTTTTGAAACAGGAACAGTTAGTATGGACTTCATTGTTTTTTCAGCAAACTCTCGGCTTAAGAGATGGGCAGCGATCACGCCGTAAACGATCACCCCAAACAAAAGCAATACATACAAGTTTGTCTGCTCTAACATGTCCCAGTAAGTAATAACCTTATCAGGTTTTGTAATTTTTGCCTTTATAAGCCCTGCAAAAACCATTACAGGCGCTACAAGTGCACCTAGAGCACTAATAAAAAACATCTTTGAACGTTTTAGTTTTAAAAATTCACAGTAAAGCAGATTGAGCAAGATCCCCACCCCCAATCAAGTTTGAGAAGTAATCTTCCAGCTTTTCTTCACTAATATTGATTTTTGATACTAATATACCGTTTTCTACAAAATAGCGATTAACTGTTGATCTCATCTCTAAATGAGAATACAGGCGAATACTTCCCTTATCATGTACACTATAATCAGTTAGTCCAAACTTTTGCTCAAGCAGAAGACAAGCTTTGTTTTCATCTGACACGACAAACTCAACATACTGTCTGTTTCGCTCATGCAGTTCCTGCATGGATACTTCCTCAATAAGCTGACCTTTGTTCATAACCCCGATAATATGTGCAAGCTGTTCAATCTCGCTTAAAATATGACTTGAAATGAGTATGGTGATACCTTTTTCAACACTAAGCGTTTCTAGGTATTTCCGCACTTCCCGTATACCTACTGGGTCAAGACCGTTAATTGGCTCATCCAAGATGAGTAACTCCGGTTCGTGCATAATTGCCGCCGCTATGCCAAGACGCTGTTTCATCCCAAGAGAATAATTGCCAAAGGTCTTTTTTGTTTCCTGGTCAAGGCCGACGATTTTAAGTGCATGTTGGACGCTGTTTGGATCGTGCTGTCCTCTAAGGCGAGCAAAGATTTGTAAATTCTCTGCCCCTGTTAGGTTTTCATAAAAACCCGGTGTTTCAATCATTGAGCCAATACGGCGGTAAGTTTCCTTTCGGTTTTTTCTGTAATCCTCCCCGAACAATGAGATTTCTCCACTCGTAGGAGTTGCAAGGTTTAACAACATCCGCAACGTCGTCGTTTTGCCCGCACCGTTTCTGCCCAGTAGCCCATAAATTTTACCCTGTGGGACGTGCATATTTACACTGTCCACACCTTTTTGTTCGCCAAATTGTTTTGTCAGCTTTGTTGTTTTAATGACGTACTCGGTCATTTGCATAACCTCCCACTCCTTACGACACTTATTATATCAAGCAATACTGACCCTCCCCTTACGCAAGTCTTACTTCTTCCTTACTTGCACAAAAAAAGAGATGACAAAGGCATTCATCTCTTAACGAGCGGCAGCTTAATGGTAAATTGTGTGTACTCATCCACTTGGCTTTGTACGAGCACCTTACCACCCTGCATCTGTGCAAGCTCTTTAACAATATAAAGGCCAAGACCACTGCTGCACTTGCTTCTTGCCTTGTCCACTTTATATAGTCGTTCGAAAATATGAGGTTGTTTATTTTTGGCTATACCAATCCCGTTATCTTTTACTGTGATGCTAATTGTATCGCTATACTGGTTTATGGCGACCTCTAAACAGCTGCAACCGCTATGCTCTACTGCGTTTTGAATGAGGTTTGATACCATTCGTTCATATGCTACGACATCGAGGGCAACGATCCATTCCTCATCTGGAATTTCTATTTTGGGGGTAATTTCTTTTTGTTCTAATGTAGGCAGCCAATCAATAACGATCTCCTTAGTCCTTTCGCAAATATCGGTATTCTGCATGGACAGCTGCATTTCTTTAGAATCAATCTTGAACCAGTCAAACAGCGTATCTACAAGCCCCTTTAAGTCATATGCCTTTTTTCTTGCAATTTTTGTGTACTCTTCTCTTTCGTCACCTTGGACAATACCACTTTCCAGTGCATCTAAATAACCGAGCAATGATGTTAGGGGCGTCCTGACATCGTGTGAAAAGCTTATGAGCAATTCTTTATTGGCTTTTTCCAGCTTTTTCAACCGAGATAATTCTTTATTATGGGAATAAATGAGGGCATTAACTTCATATCCTAATTTGGAAACTGCTCCGTTGCCTTTCATAAATACCTTTTTGTTATCTCCGCGCTTAGCTGCTGCGAGCGCATCAAGGATCTGTCTTAACTGTTTCCTCTGCTTAACGAACAGAAATATTAACAGGCCGCAAACGAGTACGAGGATCACTATAATATAACCGGTCATTTGCTTTCCCCACCGTTAAATTTATAACCAACGCCCCAAACAGTCTGAATAAATTGTGGCTGGTCAGGATTAGGCTCGATTTTTTTACGAACCCTGCGAATATGCACCATAATGTTATTATCATCAAAGGCATAGTCATCCTTCCATACGGCGCGATAAATTTGTTTTTTTGTAAAAACCTTGCCATTGTTGTTTGCGAGGAAATAAAGCAAATCAAATTCTTTTGCTGTAAGTTCAACGGACGCCCCAGAAACTAAAACTTCTCTTTTATCCGCATTGATTGAGAGGTTTTCAAATGTTAACATAAGTTGACTTTGTATATGACTCTCGCCACCTAAGGCGGTGTAGCGCCGAATGAGCGATTGAACTCTTGCAACAAATTCATTCATGCTAAATGGTTTTGTGAGATAATCGTCCGCACCGAGCCGAAGACCCAAAACAGTGTCGATTTCTCCATCCTTTGCAGTTAGCATAAGTACCGGTACGCGACTTGTTTTACGCAAATCTGAAAGCACGTCAAAGCCGTTTTTCTGTGGGAGCATGACATCAAGCACAATAAGTTGATATCCATTCGTTAAACCTTCTGTAAGACCGTCAGCGCCATTATGTTTGACTGCAACGCTATAGCCCTCTGTTTCAAGGTATTTTTTAACAAGAAGACAAAGATCTACATCATCGTCTACGATTAATATTTTTTTCTTCAAGATGTCACCTCCACTAAAAATGGCGCGGTTTCTCAAGTAATCGAAAAACCGCGCCATATCAACGTTTTTCATGGCGCGCCCGGCAGGATTCGAACCTGCGACACCCAGTTTAGGAAACTGGTGCTCTATCCTGCTGAGCTACGGGCGCCCAATAATTGGCACCGCAATTAATATCAGAAATATGCAAATACGCGATCAGGCATGATTGCGATCGCCATTGGAACATATGTCGTCAATAACCTTAACGACTTCGTAAGCGCTACGCTATGTTATTCATGAAAAGGAATTGTGGCGGAGAGGGTGGGATTCGAACCCACGGAGGACGCAAGCCCTCTACGGTTTTCAAGACCGTCGCCTTCAACCACTCGACCACCTCTCCAAAACAGTAACGAATTAATGATAGCACATTTCCGCTCGCCCCTTCAAGAGGAAAAAAAGGGCGGAGCTCGCTGTATGCCCTTTTAACAGTAGCATACCCCCGCCCCATCTTCCCCAGTCCCCTCTCCTGTAGCACTAATTTATCCGCTTTTTGGCATGCTGTTACACATGCTGCCGGGGAAGTGGTGTCAATTTGCGATAACCGTCTTGCCGCCCATATAAGGCTGCAAAACGTCGGGAATGGCCACGCTGCCATCTTCCTGTTGGTAGTATTCCAAGAGGGCGGCAATCGTGCGGTCGATCGCGAGACCCGATCCGTTTAGCGTGTGCACGAATTCCGGCTTTCCTTTCGATCCGCGCCGAAAGCGGATGTTGGCGCGGCGCGCTTGAAAATCTTCGAAGTTGCTACAGGAGGAAATTTCTCGATATGCACCGCTTCCGGCCATCCACACTTCGAGGTCGTACGTTTTCGCTGCTGAAAAGCCGAGATCGCCCGTGCACAAGTTGACGACGCGGTAAGGGAGTCCCAACAACTCGAGCACCCGTTCCGCTTGTCCGACTAACGTTTCCAACTCAGCATACGAGTCCTCCGGTTTCACGAACCGCACCAGCTCGACTTTATGAAATTGGTGCAGGCGGATTAACCCGCGCGTATCGCGGCCGTGCGCACCCGCCTCAGAGCGAAAACAGGAGCTGTAGGCGGTAAAGCAGCTTGGCAAATCTTTTTCGGCCAACACGTCGTCACGGTAGTAATTCGTGACAGGTACTTCCGCCGTAGGGATTAAGTAGTAGTTGCTGTCCTCTAATTTAAACGCGTCTTCCGCAAATTTCGGTAACTGCCCCGTCCCGGTCATACTTTGCCGATTGACGATGTACGGCGGTACGAGTTCCTTATACCCGTGCGCATCCACGTGCAAATCGAGCATAAAGTTGACGAGCGCGCGCTCTAGCCGTGCCCCTGCTCCTGTATAAAATACGAAGCGCGAACCAGTCACTTTACCCGCCCGTTCCCAATCGCAGATTCCTAACTCAGCTGCGATGTCCCAATGCATTTTCGGCGCAAAGCTGCGCTCGGCGGGTTCGCCGACGTAGCGCACGGGGACGTTGTCGGCATCGGACTCCCCGTCGGGGACACTGTCGTGGGGTACGTTCGGGATCCCCAGTAACACCTGTTGTAACTTAGCTTCCGCCTCCCGCAACTGTTCATCTAACCGCTTAATTTGTTCCCCGACTTCGCGCATTGCGCGAATGTCCGCTTCCGCGTCTTCGCCTGCTTTTTTCTTCTGGGCAATTTGCTGTGAGACGCTGTTACGTTCACTCTTCAATTGTTCACTTTCTTTTAGCAGTTTGCGCCGCTGCACATCTAAGCTAGAAAACTGCTCCAGTGCCTCGGCTGCTTCGCCGCGCCGGGATAACCGCTCTTTGTACGCCGCAAAATGTTGCCGCAGCTTCTTCATATCCAACACGACACACCACTCCTTTCAAAAAAGTAAAAGGCCCTTCCACCCCGTAAAAGGGACGGAAGGACCGCGTTGCCACCCTAATTGGCAGAATTGTTTCCTGCCCACTTTCGTTTCGATAACGGTGAATGCCGTCTTCGCGCTCAGAGGTGGATTCGCCTTTTTACCTGCACCGGTTCACAGCGACCACCGGCTCTCTGCAGCAGTATATAAAAGGTTACTCGGTCTCGTCATCGCGTGTTAATGTATAATCCTTTAAGTCACCTTATATTTTACAGTAACCATTTCCTGTTGACAACTCACCTGCTATTTAGGAATACGAACAAATGATGTGCTGTCATTCGTTTTACCCATAAGCAGAGGCATTTATACGTTATAGCTACGACTTTGGCGACATGTTCAGCGACTGAAGAGCCGTTGCCAGCAAGCGTACACCTTACATTAAACAGTCGTAGAAACGCGGTTAACTAAGCCAACTAGGAGAACAGCCCTTTGATGCTGTCGGCAATTCCGTTGAAGAAGTTGACGAAAATGTCCTTGATGCTGCGGAAAAATAGCCGCAGCCAACTCGCTTCTTCGACATCGTCTTTCGCGACGAGCTTTACCGGCTCAATGTTCGGAACCGGCTTTCCGTTTATAGTATAAGTGACTTCCCCGACGACATCACCTTTTTTAATTGGGGCTTGCAAATCGCCTTTCAACGTCACTTGCGGTTTGTACTTCTTCTCTGCAGACGTTTTGTAAGCCATGCGCACCCGCGCCGCCGTCGTGACGCCGACTTCTGTTTCCGTGCCACCCGTCACTTCAACTGTCTCGAAACCTTTTACTGTAGCGTTTTTCTTCATAAATTCTTTCACTTTGAAGTTAGAAAAACCGTAGTCTAGCAGCTTTTTCGTCTCTTCAAAGCGCGTGTTGCGCGACTTTGTCCCCATGACGACTGTAATGAGACGCATCTTACCCCGCTTGGCCGTTCCAGTAAAGCAAGCGCCAGCGGCATCCGTTTCGCCCGTTTTAAGGCCATCGACACCTTCGTACTCAAAATCGAGACCTTTAATCATCCAGTTCCAGTTGACCATATCGATCGCACCCGGTTCTCCTTTGCGGAACGTTTGCTCCGGAATCGTGGAGAACTCCGTAATTTCTGGGTAATCCTGCAGTAAATGTCGTGCGAGCGTCGCGCTGTCCTTCGCCGACATATAATGCTTGCCGCCTACTTTTGGCGGATCGGGATACATGTTTTGCGGCAAACCGGTACTGTTGCGAAAATGGGTATTTATTAACCCCATTTTTTTCGCTTTGGCGTTCATCTGCTCGACGAAAGCCGTCTCGTCGCCAGCGAGTAACTCCGCCAAGGCGACGGTGGCGTCGTTCGCGGAATAGACGGACATGGCGGTAAACAGTTCTTTCACCGTACGTACTTCTTTTTCCGCTAACCACACTTGTGAGCCTTCAATTTTTGACGCGTTCGCGCTCACCTTTACTTTTTGATCCCAACTGATGTCACCTTTTTTAATCGCTTCGAGCACCAAATACTCGGCCATCATTTTTGTCATACTGGCGGGAGGTAAGGGCGTATCTTCCTTCTTTGCAAGCAAAATACTACCGGATTCCGCATCCATTACAACGTATGATTTTGCCTTGATCTTTGGTGTTTTTTCCGCCGCCTGTGCACGCGGAGCAAATCCTCCGCTTACGAGCAGCAAGATGAAGGCGAGAATTGTCATTCGCCACAACCACGGCTTTGCCTTCTCTTTAATCACGAGGCCACCTCCCGAGTCACTCTCCCAATATGTACAAGCCGTAAATATTGTATCACAAGCGCACACACAAAAGAAGACAGGGAATACATCCCTGCCCTCGTTGACCGCTCCAATTTATGCCATGCAAACAAATTCCCGTTTATGCAGGCTTACTTCCCTACAAGTGGTAGTTCGGCGCTTCCTTCGTCACTTGTATGTCGTGCGGGTGGCTTTCCGACAGCCCCGCGTTACTTATGCGTATGAAGCGCCCGTTGTCCCGCAAATCGTTTAGCGTCGCTGTGCCGCAATAACCCATGCCAGAACGAATGCCGCCTACTAATTGGTAAACAGTGTCAGCCAGCGGCCCTTTATAAGGGACCCGCCCTTCGATCCCTTCCGGCACAAGCTTCTGTTCATTTTCTTGGAAGTAGCGATCGCTACTACCGGCCTTCATCGCCCCGATCGAGCCCATGCCACGGTAAACTTTAAAGCGGCGGCCTTGGAATATTT is a window from the Numidum massiliense genome containing:
- a CDS encoding ABC transporter ATP-binding protein, with amino-acid sequence MTEYVIKTTKLTKQFGEQKGVDSVNMHVPQGKIYGLLGRNGAGKTTTLRMLLNLATPTSGEISLFGEDYRKNRKETYRRIGSMIETPGFYENLTGAENLQIFARLRGQHDPNSVQHALKIVGLDQETKKTFGNYSLGMKQRLGIAAAIMHEPELLILDEPINGLDPVGIREVRKYLETLSVEKGITILISSHILSEIEQLAHIIGVMNKGQLIEEVSMQELHERNRQYVEFVVSDENKACLLLEQKFGLTDYSVHDKGSIRLYSHLEMRSTVNRYFVENGILVSKINISEEKLEDYFSNLIGGGDLAQSALL
- a CDS encoding sensor histidine kinase, with translation MTGYIIVILVLVCGLLIFLFVKQRKQLRQILDALAAAKRGDNKKVFMKGNGAVSKLGYEVNALIYSHNKELSRLKKLEKANKELLISFSHDVRTPLTSLLGYLDALESGIVQGDEREEYTKIARKKAYDLKGLVDTLFDWFKIDSKEMQLSMQNTDICERTKEIVIDWLPTLEQKEITPKIEIPDEEWIVALDVVAYERMVSNLIQNAVEHSGCSCLEVAINQYSDTISITVKDNGIGIAKNKQPHIFERLYKVDKARSKCSSGLGLYIVKELAQMQGGKVLVQSQVDEYTQFTIKLPLVKR
- a CDS encoding response regulator transcription factor; the encoded protein is MKKKILIVDDDVDLCLLVKKYLETEGYSVAVKHNGADGLTEGLTNGYQLIVLDVMLPQKNGFDVLSDLRKTSRVPVLMLTAKDGEIDTVLGLRLGADDYLTKPFSMNEFVARVQSLIRRYTALGGESHIQSQLMLTFENLSINADKREVLVSGASVELTAKEFDLLYFLANNNGKVFTKKQIYRAVWKDDYAFDDNNIMVHIRRVRKKIEPNPDQPQFIQTVWGVGYKFNGGESK
- the serS gene encoding serine--tRNA ligase yields the protein MLDMKKLRQHFAAYKERLSRRGEAAEALEQFSSLDVQRRKLLKESEQLKSERNSVSQQIAQKKKAGEDAEADIRAMREVGEQIKRLDEQLREAEAKLQQVLLGIPNVPHDSVPDGESDADNVPVRYVGEPAERSFAPKMHWDIAAELGICDWERAGKVTGSRFVFYTGAGARLERALVNFMLDLHVDAHGYKELVPPYIVNRQSMTGTGQLPKFAEDAFKLEDSNYYLIPTAEVPVTNYYRDDVLAEKDLPSCFTAYSSCFRSEAGAHGRDTRGLIRLHQFHKVELVRFVKPEDSYAELETLVGQAERVLELLGLPYRVVNLCTGDLGFSAAKTYDLEVWMAGSGAYREISSCSNFEDFQARRANIRFRRGSKGKPEFVHTLNGSGLAIDRTIAALLEYYQQEDGSVAIPDVLQPYMGGKTVIAN
- a CDS encoding D-alanyl-D-alanine carboxypeptidase family protein, yielding MIKEKAKPWLWRMTILAFILLLVSGGFAPRAQAAEKTPKIKAKSYVVMDAESGSILLAKKEDTPLPPASMTKMMAEYLVLEAIKKGDISWDQKVKVSANASKIEGSQVWLAEKEVRTVKELFTAMSVYSANDATVALAELLAGDETAFVEQMNAKAKKMGLINTHFRNSTGLPQNMYPDPPKVGGKHYMSAKDSATLARHLLQDYPEITEFSTIPEQTFRKGEPGAIDMVNWNWMIKGLDFEYEGVDGLKTGETDAAGACFTGTAKRGKMRLITVVMGTKSRNTRFEETKKLLDYGFSNFKVKEFMKKNATVKGFETVEVTGGTETEVGVTTAARVRMAYKTSAEKKYKPQVTLKGDLQAPIKKGDVVGEVTYTINGKPVPNIEPVKLVAKDDVEEASWLRLFFRSIKDIFVNFFNGIADSIKGLFS